A part of Amycolatopsis lurida genomic DNA contains:
- a CDS encoding amino acid permease, with protein sequence MPSEDLSAFGYRQELRRTLGGFSAFAAGFSFVSILTTVFQLFAFGYSFGDTLFFWTWPLVIAGQLLVALNFAELAARFPLAGSVYQWAKHLSPGFAGWLAGWMMLVGCVVALAGAAIALQVVLPSVWSGFQLVGGDPAITSPTGASNAVLLGTLLIVLTTAINAGGVRLMARINDIGVGAELVGVLVLIIGLALFAVRGPQVVLQPAGESPGAGGVLASALMAAYVLYGFDTAASVAEETKDARRIAPRAVLRALLISGVGGLAVVITALMAAPSLTDGQLAGKGLPYVITAVFGDTLGRIFLADVAIAVVVCTLTIQTGTVRLIYSMARDGALPGARRLSAVNARTGTPIAPAVLSGMLAIGLLLLNLGNPTIFSTITGTSVVVVYLAYLLVTGPLLIRRRQGRFSAEPGHFSLGRWAIPVNIAAVGYGAMMIVNIAWPRAEIYDLAGTGSVWVLLFPIEFVGAALLTGYLCWRRRSALTTVPVPAT encoded by the coding sequence ATGCCTTCCGAAGACCTTTCCGCCTTCGGGTACCGCCAAGAACTCCGCCGGACACTGGGCGGTTTCTCCGCCTTCGCCGCCGGTTTCTCCTTCGTTTCCATCCTGACCACGGTGTTCCAGCTGTTCGCCTTCGGCTATTCCTTCGGCGACACGCTCTTCTTCTGGACCTGGCCGCTGGTGATCGCCGGGCAATTGCTCGTCGCGCTCAACTTCGCCGAACTCGCCGCCCGATTCCCGCTGGCCGGCTCGGTTTACCAGTGGGCGAAACACCTCTCCCCCGGATTCGCGGGGTGGCTCGCCGGCTGGATGATGCTGGTGGGCTGCGTGGTGGCGCTCGCCGGTGCCGCGATCGCGCTCCAGGTCGTCCTCCCGTCGGTCTGGAGCGGGTTCCAGCTCGTCGGCGGGGATCCGGCGATCACCTCCCCGACCGGCGCCAGCAACGCGGTCCTGCTCGGCACCCTGCTGATCGTCCTCACCACCGCGATCAACGCGGGCGGCGTGCGGCTGATGGCGCGGATCAACGACATCGGAGTCGGGGCCGAACTCGTCGGCGTGCTCGTGCTGATCATCGGTCTCGCGCTGTTCGCCGTCCGCGGCCCGCAGGTCGTGCTCCAGCCCGCCGGCGAAAGCCCGGGAGCCGGTGGTGTCCTCGCTTCGGCACTGATGGCGGCTTACGTTCTGTACGGCTTCGATACCGCCGCCTCCGTCGCCGAGGAGACCAAGGACGCCCGCCGCATCGCGCCGCGCGCCGTCCTACGCGCGCTGTTGATCTCCGGGGTCGGCGGGCTCGCCGTCGTCATCACCGCGCTGATGGCGGCACCGAGCCTGACCGACGGGCAACTCGCGGGGAAAGGCCTGCCGTACGTGATCACGGCCGTCTTCGGCGACACGCTCGGCCGGATCTTCCTCGCCGACGTCGCGATCGCGGTCGTCGTCTGCACCCTGACCATCCAGACCGGCACCGTCCGGCTGATCTACTCGATGGCCCGCGACGGCGCGCTCCCCGGCGCCAGGAGGCTTTCGGCGGTCAACGCCCGCACCGGCACGCCGATCGCGCCCGCGGTGCTTTCCGGGATGCTCGCCATCGGGCTCCTGCTGCTGAATCTGGGAAATCCGACGATCTTCAGCACCATCACCGGCACTTCGGTGGTCGTGGTCTACCTCGCCTATCTCCTGGTGACCGGGCCACTGCTGATCCGGCGCCGCCAAGGCCGGTTCAGCGCCGAACCCGGCCATTTCTCCCTGGGACGATGGGCTATTCCGGTCAACATCGCGGCAGTAGGGTACGGCGCGATGATGATCGTCAACATCGCTTGGCCACGAGCCGAGATCTACGACCTGGCGGGCACCGGTTCCGTCTGGGTCCTGTTGTTCCCGATCGAGTTCGTCGGCGCCGCGCTGCTCACCGGCTACCTCTGCTGGCGCCGCCGCTCCGCGCTCACCACGGTTCCCGTCCCCGCGACCTGA
- a CDS encoding urea amidolyase associated protein UAAP1: MSTTSTTYGARDHARAQAGTVAEAMPAIPAAGWPDPPPGIDPAKLVWAETVAGGGYTHKVLARGTELRLTDVEGDACAHLLLFNADQPWERLNVADTVKVQWNAYLGEAIALLSDQARVLATVVTDESGKHDALCGTSTVDGNAERYGDGSPQGDSPSGNALFTLAAAKHGLTPRDLPPSLSFFQGVHVEADGGLTFTGSAGAGRSVVLRTELPVVVLIANVAHPLDPRPDYTVTPLRVLAQRSAPSTPDSPEWTASPEAQRAFENTADYLTARGLA, translated from the coding sequence ATGAGCACGACATCGACCACGTACGGCGCTCGCGACCACGCCCGCGCCCAAGCGGGCACGGTGGCCGAAGCGATGCCCGCCATCCCCGCGGCCGGCTGGCCGGATCCGCCGCCCGGGATCGACCCGGCGAAGCTGGTCTGGGCCGAGACCGTCGCCGGTGGTGGCTATACCCACAAGGTCCTCGCCCGCGGCACCGAGTTGCGGCTGACCGACGTCGAGGGCGACGCCTGCGCGCATCTGCTGCTGTTCAACGCCGACCAGCCCTGGGAGCGGCTGAACGTCGCCGACACGGTGAAGGTCCAGTGGAACGCCTATCTCGGCGAGGCGATCGCGCTGCTTTCGGACCAGGCGCGGGTGCTCGCGACCGTCGTCACCGACGAGAGCGGCAAGCACGACGCCCTCTGCGGAACGTCCACTGTGGACGGAAACGCCGAGCGCTACGGGGACGGGAGCCCGCAGGGCGATTCGCCGTCGGGGAACGCGCTGTTCACCCTCGCCGCCGCCAAACACGGCCTCACCCCGCGCGATCTGCCGCCGAGCCTGTCCTTCTTCCAGGGCGTGCACGTGGAGGCCGACGGCGGGCTGACCTTCACCGGCTCGGCGGGCGCCGGCAGATCCGTGGTGCTGCGCACGGAACTCCCGGTGGTCGTCCTCATCGCCAACGTGGCGCATCCGCTCGACCCCCGTCCGGACTACACGGTCACCCCGTTGCGCGTCCTCGCCCAGCGCTCCGCGCCGTCCACTCCGGACAGTCCTGAATGGACGGCTTCGCCCGAGGCGCAGCGCGCCTTCGAGAACACCGCCGATTACCTCACCGCAAGGGGCCTGGCATGA
- a CDS encoding TetR/AcrR family transcriptional regulator, translating into MTKTTGVGRPRASGAAASKREARLAVLDAAGELFTGAGYAATTTRAIAERAGLRQASLYYHFPSKEDILAALLEDTVRPSLDVAGGLSAKLAPVGTRLWALAYADIHLLGSARHNLGALYLLPEISSPRLARFRAERAELKRVYGSLVAAAGVPGDLRGIRTDLVFGLVESIAIVRRDQPDLDVEAHAVEGADGVLRLTGLGEPDTALREAARDLLEG; encoded by the coding sequence ATGACGAAAACGACCGGGGTGGGCAGGCCGAGAGCCAGCGGCGCGGCCGCGAGCAAGCGGGAGGCGAGGCTCGCCGTCCTGGACGCGGCGGGGGAGCTGTTCACCGGCGCCGGGTACGCGGCGACGACCACGCGGGCCATCGCCGAACGCGCCGGACTGCGCCAGGCGTCGCTCTACTACCACTTTCCGTCCAAAGAGGACATTCTCGCGGCGCTGCTGGAGGACACCGTCCGGCCGTCACTGGACGTCGCGGGCGGGCTTTCGGCCAAGCTCGCGCCGGTCGGCACGCGGCTGTGGGCGCTGGCCTACGCGGACATCCATCTGCTCGGCAGCGCGCGGCACAACCTCGGCGCCCTGTACCTGCTGCCCGAGATCTCGTCGCCGCGGCTGGCCCGCTTCCGGGCGGAGCGGGCGGAACTCAAACGCGTCTACGGCTCGCTCGTCGCGGCGGCCGGCGTCCCCGGTGACCTTCGCGGCATCCGGACCGATCTCGTGTTCGGGCTCGTCGAGAGCATCGCGATCGTCCGGCGTGACCAGCCGGATCTGGACGTCGAGGCGCACGCCGTCGAAGGGGCCGACGGCGTGCTGAGGCTCACTGGTCTCGGGGAACCGGACACCGCGCTGCGCGAAGCCGCGCGGGACCTGTTGGAGGGCTGA
- a CDS encoding urea amidolyase associated protein UAAP2, with amino-acid sequence MTIISDTEVAARAPYSTVLREGETLAIIDLGGNQAVDFLCYDAADTAKRYSAAATITAQRNIFLTTGSVLRTGEGAPLLTVVEDTCGRHDTIGGACSKESNSLRYGQHTRYQHACVENFLTEGAKWGLGKRDLVSNVNWYMNVPVEQDGTLGIVDGISAPGLEVKLRAETDVLVLVSNCPQINNPCNGFDPTPVRMIVTGGDA; translated from the coding sequence ATGACGATCATCTCCGACACCGAGGTCGCCGCGCGGGCGCCGTACTCCACCGTGCTCCGCGAGGGCGAGACGCTCGCGATCATCGATCTCGGCGGCAACCAGGCCGTCGACTTCCTCTGCTACGACGCCGCCGACACGGCGAAGAGATACAGCGCGGCCGCCACGATCACCGCGCAGCGCAACATCTTCCTCACCACCGGCAGCGTCCTGCGCACCGGCGAGGGCGCGCCGCTGCTGACCGTCGTCGAAGACACCTGCGGACGGCACGACACGATCGGCGGCGCCTGCAGCAAGGAGTCGAACAGCCTCCGCTACGGCCAGCACACGCGGTACCAGCACGCCTGCGTCGAGAATTTCCTGACCGAAGGCGCCAAATGGGGCCTCGGCAAACGGGATCTGGTCAGCAACGTCAACTGGTACATGAACGTGCCGGTGGAACAGGACGGCACACTCGGCATCGTCGACGGCATCTCGGCACCCGGCCTGGAGGTCAAGCTGCGCGCCGAAACCGACGTGCTCGTGCTGGTGTCGAACTGCCCGCAGATCAACAACCCGTGCAACGGCTTCGACCCGACGCCGGTCCGGATGATCGTCACCGGCGGTGACGCGTGA
- a CDS encoding ribonuclease D yields MEGDRPGEPQTDPKTGTDDTGGPVLLREPAEGTPPVIADATALAEACAKIAGGSGAIAVDTERASGYRYWPKAYLVQLRREGAGSFLIDPIPLEGQLEPLAEVLNDAEWVLHAASQDLPCLAELDLHPKSLFDTELAGRLAGYERVALGTLVELLLGYQLEKGHSAADWSKRPLPVDWLNYAALDVELLIELREKLEADLAAQGKLEWAQQEFEAVRTAPPPAPRAEPWRRTSGVHKIRSARGLAAVRELWQARDELARKRDRAPSRILPDSAIINAVTADPKTVDQLQALPVFSGRVQRKYTASWLRHLQAARALPADELPTPAQQTDGPPPVNRWSDKDPDAAARLSAARAALSAIAEDRRLPVENLLLPELVRRTCWRPPADLSEDSVAQVLRDGGARPWQVELTVAALSKALQATAA; encoded by the coding sequence ATGGAAGGCGACCGACCCGGAGAACCGCAGACGGACCCGAAGACCGGCACCGATGACACCGGTGGACCGGTCCTCCTGCGTGAGCCCGCCGAGGGCACTCCACCGGTGATCGCCGACGCGACCGCCCTCGCCGAAGCCTGCGCGAAGATCGCCGGCGGCAGCGGGGCCATCGCCGTGGACACCGAACGCGCGTCCGGCTACCGATACTGGCCGAAGGCCTATCTCGTGCAGCTGCGCCGCGAAGGCGCCGGCTCCTTCCTCATCGACCCCATTCCGCTCGAAGGGCAGCTCGAACCCCTCGCGGAAGTGCTCAACGACGCCGAATGGGTGCTGCACGCGGCCTCGCAGGACCTGCCGTGTCTCGCCGAACTCGACCTGCACCCGAAGAGCCTCTTCGACACCGAACTCGCCGGACGGCTCGCCGGATACGAACGGGTCGCCCTCGGCACCCTCGTCGAACTCCTCCTCGGCTACCAGCTGGAGAAGGGCCACAGCGCCGCCGACTGGTCGAAGCGCCCGCTTCCCGTCGACTGGCTGAACTACGCCGCCCTCGACGTCGAGCTGCTCATCGAGCTGCGGGAGAAGCTCGAAGCCGACTTGGCCGCCCAGGGCAAGCTCGAATGGGCCCAGCAGGAATTCGAGGCCGTCCGCACCGCGCCGCCGCCCGCCCCTCGGGCCGAGCCATGGCGCCGGACGTCCGGCGTGCACAAGATCCGCAGCGCCCGCGGCCTCGCCGCCGTGCGCGAACTGTGGCAGGCGCGTGACGAGCTCGCCCGCAAACGCGACCGCGCGCCGAGCCGGATCCTGCCCGACAGCGCGATCATCAACGCCGTCACCGCGGACCCGAAGACCGTCGACCAGTTGCAGGCGCTGCCGGTGTTCAGCGGCCGGGTCCAGCGCAAGTACACCGCGAGCTGGCTGCGGCATCTGCAGGCCGCCCGGGCTCTCCCCGCCGACGAACTGCCGACCCCCGCGCAGCAGACCGACGGACCGCCGCCGGTGAACCGGTGGTCGGACAAGGATCCCGACGCCGCCGCCCGGCTTTCGGCGGCCCGCGCGGCGCTGTCCGCGATCGCGGAGGACCGGCGGCTCCCGGTGGAGAATCTGCTGCTGCCGGAGCTGGTGCGCCGCACCTGCTGGCGTCCGCCCGCGGATCTGAGCGAGGACTCGGTCGCCCAGGTCCTCCGTGACGGCGGTGCCCGCCCGTGGCAGGTCGAGCTGACGGTGGCGGCGCTGAGCAAGGCGCTTCAGGCCACCGCCGCCTGA